Proteins from a genomic interval of Schaalia odontolytica:
- the recF gene encoding DNA replication/repair protein RecF (All proteins in this family for which functions are known are DNA-binding proteins that assist the filamentation of RecA onto DNA for the initiation of recombination or recombinational repair.) yields the protein MRVSHLALDDFRSWKHGVVELPAGTTVLVGANGQGKTNLVEALAYLSAFSSHRVGAEGALVRIPTDEAENPPGGAVIRARIVSSGREQVVELEIVRGKANRARINRAQVRPRDILGLVRTVVFAPEDLSLVRADPSVRRSFLDDLATQLSPLHASVRADFDRVARQRAALMKAAQASSRRGRTPDLSTLHVWDCQFAELSARISATRAAVAAALVEPARRAYDDVADSPRRLTLAFDASVDRVIGTDPEDPASADLTDAQAQAERMLAALAHVRDREIERGVNLVGAHRDDLSLSLGSMPVKGYASHGESWSVALALRLGAFELLSDGEDTPILILDDVFAELDSSRRQGLASLASRAEQVIVTCAVAEDLPSSLPHHALRVRLDAERGTVIDGDDHD from the coding sequence GTGCGCGTCTCTCACCTGGCCCTCGACGACTTCCGTTCCTGGAAACACGGAGTCGTCGAGCTGCCCGCCGGAACCACGGTCCTGGTGGGCGCGAACGGCCAGGGTAAAACGAACCTCGTTGAGGCGCTGGCCTACCTGTCGGCCTTCTCTTCGCACAGGGTCGGTGCGGAGGGCGCTCTCGTTCGTATCCCCACAGACGAGGCCGAGAATCCCCCGGGCGGAGCCGTCATCCGCGCACGGATCGTCTCCTCGGGACGCGAACAGGTCGTCGAGCTGGAAATCGTGCGCGGCAAGGCCAATCGCGCGCGCATCAACAGGGCGCAGGTCAGGCCCCGCGACATCCTCGGGCTCGTGCGCACCGTTGTTTTCGCCCCCGAGGACCTCTCTCTCGTGCGCGCCGATCCCTCCGTGAGGCGATCCTTCCTGGACGACCTGGCGACCCAGCTCTCTCCCCTGCACGCTTCGGTGCGTGCCGACTTCGATCGCGTCGCCCGACAGAGGGCGGCCCTCATGAAGGCCGCGCAGGCCTCGTCGCGCAGGGGAAGAACCCCGGATCTGTCCACCCTTCACGTGTGGGATTGCCAGTTCGCCGAGCTCTCGGCACGCATCAGTGCCACCCGCGCCGCCGTCGCGGCAGCCCTCGTGGAGCCGGCGAGGCGAGCCTACGACGACGTGGCGGACTCCCCGCGCCGCCTCACTCTCGCTTTCGATGCCTCCGTCGACCGGGTGATCGGCACCGACCCGGAGGATCCGGCCAGCGCCGACCTGACGGATGCGCAGGCCCAGGCAGAGCGGATGCTTGCCGCGCTGGCGCACGTGCGGGACAGGGAAATCGAACGCGGAGTCAACCTGGTGGGCGCACACCGCGACGACCTGTCCCTGAGCCTGGGTTCCATGCCCGTCAAGGGATATGCGTCCCACGGAGAATCCTGGTCGGTCGCTCTCGCCCTGCGCCTGGGGGCCTTCGAGCTGCTCAGCGACGGCGAGGACACCCCCATCCTCATCCTCGACGATGTCTTTGCCGAGCTCGACTCCTCGCGCCGGCAGGGCCTGGCGTCCCTCGCCTCGAGGGCGGAGCAGGTCATCGTGACCTGCGCGGTCGCCGAGGACCTGCCCTCCTCCCTCCCCCACCACGCGCTGCGCGTGCGCCTCGACGCCGAGAGGGGAACGGTCATTGACGGGGACGACCATGACTGA
- the rpmH gene encoding 50S ribosomal protein L34 produces the protein MTTKRTYQPNNRRRSKTHGFRLRMSTRAGRAILAARRRKGRAKLSA, from the coding sequence GTGACCACCAAGCGGACCTACCAGCCCAACAACCGTCGTCGTTCCAAGACGCACGGCTTCCGCCTGCGCATGTCGACCCGCGCCGGCCGCGCCATTCTGGCTGCCCGCCGCCGCAAGGGCCGCGCCAAGCTGTCCGCCTGA
- the dnaN gene encoding DNA polymerase III subunit beta produces MKFTVARDVLAEAVSWTARALPVRPASPILAGVRIKADGDELTLSSFDYEVSANSHIPATVDEAGEVLVSGRLLADISKSLPSKPVSVELDGQKVNLVCGSSHFTLAVMPLDEYPLLPAQPTGIGAIDSSTLSQAVSQVSIAASRDDTLPLLTGVRIEINGPSITLLATDRYRLAMRELDWEPTDTSIEEIALVKARILQDVAKSMTSGAKVEVGLSGETQPGASSLIGFTASGRRTTSTLMDGDYPAVRRLFPESTPIQAVVDRHALLEAVKRMSLVAERKTSVRLAFTEGQLVLEAGQGDNAQASEAIEASLHGDDISTAFNPQFLIDGLQVLDTDFVRFGFTHSTKPAVITGQKKVDEGEVTQFRYLLMPIRFGI; encoded by the coding sequence ATGAAGTTCACCGTCGCCCGCGATGTTCTGGCCGAAGCCGTTTCGTGGACCGCCCGCGCGCTCCCCGTGCGTCCAGCCTCGCCGATCCTGGCTGGCGTGCGCATCAAGGCCGACGGCGACGAACTGACGCTCTCCTCCTTCGACTACGAGGTCTCTGCTAACTCCCACATTCCCGCAACCGTTGACGAGGCCGGTGAGGTGCTCGTCTCCGGTCGTCTCCTCGCGGACATCTCTAAGTCTCTGCCCTCCAAGCCCGTCTCCGTTGAGCTGGACGGACAGAAGGTCAACCTCGTGTGCGGGTCCTCGCACTTCACGCTGGCGGTCATGCCCCTCGACGAGTATCCCCTGCTCCCGGCCCAGCCCACCGGCATCGGGGCGATCGACTCCTCGACCCTGTCGCAGGCCGTCTCCCAGGTGTCGATCGCTGCCTCCCGCGACGACACGCTTCCCCTCCTGACCGGTGTTCGCATCGAGATCAACGGGCCCTCGATCACGCTCCTGGCGACCGACCGCTACCGCCTGGCGATGCGCGAGCTCGACTGGGAGCCGACGGACACCTCGATCGAGGAGATTGCCCTGGTCAAGGCGCGCATCCTCCAGGATGTCGCCAAGTCGATGACCTCGGGCGCCAAGGTCGAGGTCGGTCTCTCCGGCGAGACCCAGCCGGGCGCGTCCTCGCTCATCGGTTTCACCGCCTCCGGTCGTCGCACGACGTCGACCCTCATGGACGGCGACTACCCCGCCGTGCGACGGCTCTTCCCCGAGTCCACGCCGATCCAGGCGGTCGTTGACCGTCATGCCCTCCTGGAGGCCGTTAAGCGCATGTCCCTGGTTGCCGAGCGCAAGACCTCGGTGCGACTGGCGTTCACCGAGGGCCAGCTGGTCCTCGAAGCCGGCCAGGGAGACAACGCGCAGGCATCGGAGGCCATCGAAGCCTCGCTGCACGGCGACGACATTTCGACCGCGTTCAACCCGCAGTTCCTCATTGATGGCCTGCAGGTTCTGGACACCGACTTCGTCCGTTTCGGCTTTACGCACTCCACCAAGCCGGCCGTCATCACGGGCCAGAAGAAGGTCGACGAGGGCGAGGTCACCCAGTTTCGCTACCTGCTGATGCCCATCCGCTTCGGCATCTGA
- a CDS encoding DUF721 domain-containing protein, producing MTDREERPEAVERADDTDEFVVRALERAQRVARNHGYTRSTLPSWGLDETRPRRSLDGSSEYAAIETDGLGRIGDEEGAQARAAARAAAYRHVNGVEAPASFSEEDPGGDLAALRRALEGTGASWSRSPGMAAMRPRYRRANSLGAILARTISSRAWDTPTKMGSIMAKWRKIVGPQVADHARIETFEGHRLVVRTDSTAWAKQLQLLLPTIERRIVEEVGSGVVEQVIIRGPVAPSWRKGPYVVRGRGPRADYG from the coding sequence ATGACTGACCGAGAAGAACGACCCGAGGCTGTGGAACGGGCCGACGACACGGACGAGTTCGTTGTGCGAGCCCTGGAACGCGCCCAACGAGTGGCCCGCAACCACGGCTACACGCGATCGACCCTGCCCTCGTGGGGCCTCGATGAAACTCGCCCGCGTCGCTCCCTCGACGGATCCAGCGAGTACGCCGCGATCGAGACAGACGGGCTGGGAAGAATCGGGGACGAGGAGGGGGCTCAGGCACGCGCGGCCGCCCGAGCCGCCGCGTACCGGCACGTCAACGGGGTCGAGGCACCGGCCTCGTTCTCCGAAGAGGACCCGGGCGGTGATCTCGCGGCGCTGCGCCGGGCCCTGGAGGGAACCGGCGCCTCGTGGAGCCGCTCGCCCGGCATGGCGGCCATGCGCCCGCGCTACAGGCGAGCAAACTCTCTGGGTGCCATCCTGGCCAGAACGATCAGTTCCCGAGCCTGGGATACCCCCACCAAGATGGGATCCATCATGGCCAAGTGGAGGAAGATCGTCGGTCCCCAGGTCGCCGACCACGCTCGAATCGAGACCTTCGAGGGGCACCGGCTGGTGGTTCGAACCGACTCCACCGCGTGGGCCAAGCAGCTCCAGCTTCTCCTGCCGACGATCGAGAGGCGAATCGTCGAGGAAGTCGGCTCGGGCGTGGTCGAGCAGGTCATCATTCGAGGCCCCGTTGCACCCTCGTGGAGGAAGGGCCCGTACGTGGTGCGGGGTCGAGGACCGCGCGCGGACTACGGGTAG
- the dnaA gene encoding chromosomal replication initiator protein DnaA, which translates to MESDSLTRAWAAALGAVPTDELGPVATSMLRSARPLGDIEGTILLAVPNGFTKQWIEDKAQSKLTAALSVNLGRTVRIAITVDPSLEVVAEDEEPAPVQQRPKEKAPQPARKEAHSPALVSAPTDSGPTHLNPKFTFDTFVIGPSNRFAHAAALAASETPGTAFNPLFIYGDSGLGKTHLLQAIGHNALSMMPHLKVRYVNSEEFTNEFINAIRLNKTDNSQVEAFHRRYRELDILLIDDIQFIGDKEQTVEGFFHTFNALHSANKQIVLTSDLPPAQLKGFEDRMRSRFSSGLLVDVQPPDLETRIAILHKKADAEGLEVTPEVFEYVASRISSNIRELEGALVRIGAWASLYQERIDLNLAQMMLKDFVSNPDDNEITVSLIMSQCAVYFGVTIEQMGSSERSHNVVEARQIAMYLCRELTDLSLPKIGQAFGRDHTTVMHANKKISKLMKEKRETFNHVSELTNRIKQKARES; encoded by the coding sequence GTGGAGTCGGATTCCCTCACACGTGCCTGGGCTGCGGCCCTCGGCGCTGTCCCCACCGATGAGCTGGGGCCCGTCGCCACGTCCATGCTGCGATCCGCCCGCCCCCTCGGTGATATCGAAGGCACGATTCTGCTGGCCGTCCCCAACGGATTCACCAAACAGTGGATCGAGGACAAGGCTCAGTCCAAGCTCACGGCCGCGCTGTCGGTCAACCTGGGCCGAACCGTGCGAATCGCCATCACCGTTGATCCCTCCCTGGAGGTCGTCGCCGAGGACGAGGAACCCGCCCCCGTCCAGCAGAGGCCCAAGGAGAAGGCGCCTCAACCAGCCAGGAAGGAGGCGCACTCCCCCGCCCTGGTGAGTGCGCCCACCGATTCCGGTCCGACCCACCTCAATCCGAAGTTCACCTTCGACACCTTCGTCATCGGCCCCTCCAACCGTTTCGCTCACGCGGCCGCGCTGGCTGCCTCGGAGACACCCGGTACCGCGTTCAACCCGCTGTTCATCTACGGCGACTCGGGGCTGGGCAAGACTCACCTCCTGCAGGCGATCGGACACAACGCGCTGTCGATGATGCCCCACCTGAAGGTCCGATACGTCAACTCCGAGGAGTTCACGAACGAGTTCATCAACGCGATCCGCCTGAACAAGACGGATAACTCCCAGGTCGAGGCCTTCCACCGCCGCTACCGCGAACTCGACATCCTCCTTATTGACGATATCCAGTTCATCGGCGACAAGGAACAGACCGTCGAGGGCTTCTTCCACACCTTCAATGCCCTGCACAGCGCGAACAAGCAGATCGTCCTGACCTCAGATCTGCCGCCCGCGCAGCTCAAGGGCTTCGAGGACCGTATGCGGTCGCGCTTCTCCTCGGGGCTACTCGTCGACGTTCAGCCGCCGGACCTGGAGACTCGCATCGCCATTCTCCATAAGAAGGCCGACGCGGAGGGCCTCGAGGTCACGCCCGAGGTCTTTGAGTACGTGGCCTCGCGCATCTCCTCGAACATCCGGGAGCTGGAGGGCGCGCTCGTGCGCATCGGCGCGTGGGCTTCCCTCTACCAGGAGCGCATCGACCTGAACCTGGCCCAGATGATGCTCAAGGACTTCGTGTCCAATCCCGACGACAACGAGATCACGGTGAGCCTCATCATGAGCCAGTGCGCCGTCTACTTCGGCGTCACGATTGAGCAGATGGGCTCGTCCGAACGCAGTCACAACGTCGTCGAGGCCCGCCAGATCGCCATGTACCTGTGCCGCGAGCTGACGGATCTATCGCTGCCGAAGATCGGGCAAGCCTTCGGTCGCGACCACACGACGGTCATGCACGCGAACAAGAAGATCTCGAAGCTCATGAAGGAGAAGCGCGAGACCTTCAACCACGTGTCGGAGCTTACAAATCGGATCAAGCAGAAGGCCAGGGAGTCGTAG
- the rsmG gene encoding 16S rRNA (guanine(527)-N(7))-methyltransferase RsmG translates to MGRGRQVGDPFVPEEPTDEVRSFFGPSFSDVAEYARMLEEEGEIRGLLGPRDMERIWSRHIVNSAAVLEFMPSKRGRQVLDVGSGSGLPGIVIAACRPDLDVHLAEPMARRVEWLMDVVDDLGLDNVTIHQARAEELRGKGKADVVTARAVANMSKLVRMTSKLIAPGGALVALKGRRAPIEVEEASGELRRHHLRAQIHEVPSIMEEESTYVVVCTRIR, encoded by the coding sequence ATGGGAAGGGGTCGCCAGGTGGGCGACCCCTTCGTCCCAGAAGAACCCACCGACGAGGTTCGCTCGTTCTTTGGCCCCTCCTTCTCCGACGTCGCAGAGTATGCGCGGATGCTTGAGGAAGAGGGGGAGATCCGCGGCCTGCTTGGCCCGCGGGACATGGAACGCATCTGGTCGCGGCACATCGTCAACTCGGCGGCCGTCCTGGAGTTTATGCCCAGCAAGCGCGGCCGACAGGTGCTCGACGTTGGTTCCGGTTCGGGACTGCCGGGCATCGTGATCGCCGCCTGTCGACCCGATCTCGACGTGCACCTGGCCGAGCCGATGGCGCGCCGGGTCGAATGGCTCATGGATGTGGTTGACGACCTGGGACTCGACAACGTCACGATTCATCAGGCGAGGGCCGAAGAGCTGCGCGGCAAGGGTAAGGCCGACGTGGTGACCGCCCGCGCGGTGGCCAACATGAGCAAGCTTGTGCGCATGACCTCCAAGCTGATCGCGCCGGGCGGGGCGCTCGTCGCGCTCAAGGGCAGGCGGGCACCCATCGAGGTCGAGGAGGCCTCCGGGGAGCTGCGGCGTCACCATCTGCGCGCGCAGATCCACGAGGTTCCCTCCATCATGGAAGAGGAGTCGACCTACGTCGTGGTCTGCACGCGCATCCGTTGA
- the yidD gene encoding membrane protein insertion efficiency factor YidD: protein MTRLGRLVGQIVSAPIVAYQRFISPALGPRCRYAPSCSTYALQAIRVHGPIKGFVLGAWRLLRCNPWSLGGVDHVPERGRWKPDPWVPPDDWAGHDNWVRPEPMGLDPTDLSGDSTTASGH, encoded by the coding sequence ATGACTCGGCTGGGACGCCTCGTCGGCCAGATCGTGTCGGCGCCCATCGTCGCCTACCAGCGCTTCATTTCTCCGGCCCTCGGACCCCGATGCCGATACGCTCCCAGCTGCTCCACATACGCGCTCCAAGCGATTCGTGTCCACGGACCCATCAAGGGATTCGTCCTTGGCGCCTGGCGCCTCCTGCGGTGCAACCCCTGGAGCCTGGGCGGGGTGGACCACGTGCCCGAGCGTGGCAGGTGGAAGCCGGACCCCTGGGTCCCGCCCGATGATTGGGCGGGGCACGACAACTGGGTTCGTCCCGAACCGATGGGACTGGACCCCACCGACCTCTCCGGAGACTCAACGACGGCCTCGGGCCACTAA
- a CDS encoding ParA family protein — protein MSNNNTPLSTQIERNLRDLAMLERATFRKPETTRIIAVANQKGGVGKTTSTVNLAAGLAVGGLSVLVVDADAQGNASSALGVEHPAGTPSTYDVIIGGARMEDVVQPCPDIDGVLVCPATIDLSGAEIELVDVSEREYRLSVALREYVATHREIDIVLIDCPPSLGLVTLNVMVAANEVVIPIQAEYYALEGLSQLWRTVERIGADLNPGLQVSGMLLTMADKRTRLSEEVESEVRSHFPEHTFETVIPRSVRISEAPSYGQTVITYDGKNVGAIAYRKAALELSQRIPSDAR, from the coding sequence ATGAGCAATAACAACACCCCTCTGTCTACTCAGATCGAACGCAACCTGCGTGATTTGGCGATGCTCGAGCGGGCCACATTCCGCAAGCCGGAGACCACGCGGATCATCGCCGTGGCGAACCAGAAGGGCGGCGTCGGCAAGACGACTTCGACGGTGAATCTTGCGGCGGGGCTGGCCGTTGGCGGCCTGTCCGTGCTCGTTGTCGACGCTGACGCTCAGGGCAATGCGTCCAGTGCGCTTGGAGTTGAGCACCCCGCTGGCACGCCTTCTACCTACGACGTCATTATCGGGGGCGCGAGGATGGAGGATGTCGTCCAGCCGTGCCCGGACATCGATGGAGTCCTCGTCTGCCCCGCAACGATAGACCTGTCGGGCGCTGAGATTGAGCTCGTGGACGTGTCGGAACGAGAGTATCGACTGAGCGTCGCCCTGCGCGAGTATGTGGCGACGCACAGAGAGATCGATATCGTTCTGATCGACTGCCCGCCGTCGCTTGGCCTCGTGACCCTGAACGTCATGGTCGCGGCGAACGAGGTCGTGATCCCGATTCAGGCCGAGTACTACGCTCTGGAGGGCCTCAGCCAGTTGTGGCGCACGGTGGAACGCATTGGCGCCGATCTCAATCCCGGCCTGCAGGTGTCCGGCATGCTGCTGACGATGGCCGACAAGCGAACGCGGCTTTCCGAGGAGGTCGAAAGCGAGGTGCGGTCGCACTTCCCGGAGCACACGTTTGAGACCGTCATTCCGCGCTCCGTGCGCATTTCCGAGGCTCCGAGCTACGGGCAAACGGTCATCACCTACGACGGGAAGAACGTCGGCGCGATCGCGTACCGCAAGGCTGCGCTTGAGCTTTCGCAGAGGATACCGAGCGACGCTCGGTGA
- the rnpA gene encoding ribonuclease P protein component: protein MLPRAHRMVDPADFTAAIRHGARAGDPLVVVHVRADEERNSRLVGFVVPKREIKRANGRNRVKRQLRHLMRERIDNLPEGSRVVVRASGRSLGVSSKELGAHLDRVMSKAWRKWDAR from the coding sequence GTGCTGCCGCGCGCGCACCGCATGGTTGACCCAGCGGACTTCACCGCCGCGATCCGACACGGAGCGCGCGCAGGCGACCCGCTGGTCGTCGTCCACGTCCGAGCCGACGAGGAACGCAACAGCCGCCTCGTCGGTTTCGTCGTACCCAAGCGGGAGATCAAGCGCGCCAACGGTCGCAACCGAGTCAAACGACAGCTTCGTCACCTCATGCGCGAGCGTATCGACAACCTTCCCGAGGGAAGCCGGGTCGTCGTGCGGGCCTCCGGCCGCTCCCTGGGAGTTTCTTCCAAGGAACTGGGAGCGCACCTCGACCGTGTCATGAGCAAAGCGTGGCGCAAGTGGGACGCACGATGA
- the yidC gene encoding membrane protein insertase YidC, which translates to MFDAILHPFAWAISYLWVWIHDLLVLLGFSSGSGVAWVLSIVLLTVLVRIAIIPLFLKQIRSSRAMQAIQPEMRKIQEKYKGKKDQASRQKMMEETQALQRKHKVSPFASCLPMLVQMPVLFGMYRAIIAVSSIANGTYTYRGESTDHLGPLNASVSSEIVNSTVFGVPLSHTLRDSFDQPMAVAVFVAAIVMMVVLQFVSMRMSFSRNMPDMGDNPMAQSQRSMMYVMPLMFIFSGVFFQMGVVIYTVTASVWALAQAYWTIKVMPTPGSPAYADLLASREAAYQAWAKPFFQDYDRERAALGTPASDPRVDELNERTLATLRSRAKKQHVASDFPASMSVGEIVTVYRNLASQAWTTLPDEQWMRGLSLAVEKRRARKEASAQRAELQKKARGRRVAEREAATATGEAPEADSERSGARGSLSAQEIERRRVERRKARRRSGDKR; encoded by the coding sequence ATGTTCGACGCAATCCTCCACCCCTTCGCGTGGGCCATCTCCTACCTGTGGGTGTGGATCCACGATCTCCTCGTGCTCCTGGGATTCTCCTCCGGATCCGGTGTGGCGTGGGTCCTGTCCATCGTCCTGCTCACCGTCCTGGTGCGCATCGCCATCATCCCGCTGTTCCTCAAGCAGATCCGATCCTCGCGCGCCATGCAGGCCATCCAGCCCGAGATGCGCAAGATCCAGGAGAAGTACAAGGGCAAGAAGGACCAGGCGAGTCGGCAGAAGATGATGGAGGAGACCCAGGCCCTCCAGCGCAAGCACAAGGTCTCGCCGTTTGCCTCCTGCCTGCCGATGCTGGTCCAAATGCCCGTCCTCTTCGGCATGTACCGCGCCATCATCGCCGTATCGTCTATCGCCAACGGCACATACACCTACCGGGGCGAATCCACCGACCACCTCGGCCCGCTGAACGCATCCGTTTCCTCGGAGATCGTCAACTCGACCGTCTTTGGGGTTCCCCTGTCGCACACGCTGCGCGATTCCTTCGACCAGCCGATGGCCGTCGCGGTGTTCGTGGCCGCAATCGTCATGATGGTCGTTCTCCAGTTCGTCTCCATGCGCATGTCCTTCTCGCGCAACATGCCCGACATGGGCGACAACCCCATGGCCCAGTCGCAGCGCTCCATGATGTACGTCATGCCGCTGATGTTCATCTTCTCCGGTGTCTTCTTCCAGATGGGCGTCGTCATCTACACGGTGACCGCGTCCGTGTGGGCGCTCGCGCAGGCGTACTGGACCATCAAGGTCATGCCGACACCGGGTTCACCCGCCTACGCCGACCTGCTGGCCTCGCGCGAAGCCGCCTACCAGGCGTGGGCCAAGCCCTTCTTCCAGGACTACGACCGGGAGAGGGCCGCGCTCGGCACACCCGCCTCCGACCCGCGCGTTGACGAGCTCAACGAGCGCACGCTCGCGACGTTGCGATCCAGGGCCAAGAAACAGCACGTCGCCTCGGACTTCCCCGCCTCCATGTCGGTCGGCGAGATCGTGACGGTGTACCGCAACCTCGCCTCTCAGGCGTGGACGACCCTGCCCGACGAGCAGTGGATGCGCGGGCTGAGCCTGGCCGTCGAGAAGCGTCGGGCCAGGAAGGAGGCCTCCGCCCAGAGGGCCGAGCTGCAGAAGAAGGCGCGAGGCCGCCGCGTTGCCGAGCGCGAGGCCGCCACGGCAACGGGGGAGGCACCCGAGGCCGATTCCGAGCGCAGCGGAGCCCGCGGCTCACTCAGCGCCCAGGAGATCGAGCGGCGCCGCGTCGAGCGCCGCAAGGCACGGCGCCGCTCGGGTGACAAGCGCTGA
- a CDS encoding Jag family protein, producing MSDDNADKLTRLEEEGELAADYLEELLDIADLDGDIEIDVENGRASVEIVADDPDALDRLVGEDGEVLDALQELTRLAVQTETGERSRLMLDIAGFRAERKEELQDITREAIARVRASGDAVKLEAMNPFERKVCHDVVAAEGLTSESEGVEPHRRVVILPEDSDGE from the coding sequence ATGAGTGACGACAATGCAGACAAGCTCACCCGCCTCGAGGAAGAGGGTGAACTCGCCGCAGACTACCTGGAAGAGCTGCTTGACATCGCCGACCTCGACGGAGATATCGAGATCGACGTGGAGAACGGCCGCGCGTCTGTCGAGATCGTCGCCGACGATCCCGACGCGCTCGATCGGCTCGTCGGCGAGGACGGGGAGGTGCTTGACGCGCTCCAGGAGCTGACCCGCTTAGCCGTTCAGACCGAGACAGGCGAGCGGTCGCGCCTGATGCTGGACATCGCGGGATTCCGCGCCGAGCGCAAGGAGGAGCTGCAGGACATCACGCGCGAGGCTATCGCTCGCGTGCGAGCCAGCGGGGATGCCGTCAAGCTCGAGGCGATGAATCCCTTCGAACGCAAGGTGTGCCACGACGTGGTCGCCGCGGAGGGCCTGACTTCGGAGTCCGAAGGCGTGGAGCCGCACCGCCGAGTCGTCATCCTCCCCGAGGATTCTGACGGTGAGTGA
- a CDS encoding ParB/RepB/Spo0J family partition protein: MADASSKSEGRKTARRHSGLGRGLGALIPQAPEQASEPTQSAPSRPLDVFFPEGSTVRSRGGSAKELLQPKRAGSSSKKKRPAMPPVDVAAGVARGRDGGKPGVSASDGTGGPATGGKAVDPTPAVDHVSRETSVDAQLVPVPGASFAEIPIDQIVPNTKQPREVFNEEDLTELSASIKEVGVLQPVVVRTIPATGRSTKLKEFIAEKPGARYELIMGERRLRASELAGETTIPAIIRETEDGDLLRDALLENLHRSQLNPLEEASAYQQLMADFGATQDELAKRIARSRPQIANTLRLLKLPPSVQKKVAAQVISAGHARALLALSTPEEMERLADRIVQEGLSVRTTEEIVRLGKIKAAAPPRSRRQQSLSPLGESVVSALSDAYDTRVSITEGRRKGKIVIEFAGADDLQRIADLILR, encoded by the coding sequence ATGGCGGATGCATCGTCGAAGTCGGAGGGGCGCAAGACCGCGCGTAGGCACAGTGGGCTGGGTCGTGGCCTCGGAGCGCTCATTCCTCAGGCGCCTGAGCAGGCCTCGGAGCCAACGCAATCTGCGCCCTCTCGTCCGCTCGACGTGTTCTTTCCGGAGGGATCCACCGTGCGCAGCAGGGGAGGATCCGCGAAGGAACTCCTGCAACCCAAGCGTGCGGGATCTTCCTCCAAGAAGAAGCGCCCCGCGATGCCACCCGTCGACGTCGCCGCGGGCGTAGCCCGCGGAAGGGATGGCGGAAAGCCTGGAGTGTCGGCGAGCGACGGAACGGGTGGCCCTGCGACGGGCGGCAAGGCCGTGGACCCGACACCCGCTGTCGATCATGTTTCACGTGAAACATCCGTCGACGCACAGCTTGTCCCCGTTCCCGGCGCGTCATTTGCGGAGATTCCGATCGATCAGATCGTTCCCAACACGAAGCAGCCCCGAGAGGTCTTCAACGAGGAGGACCTCACGGAACTCTCCGCCTCGATTAAGGAGGTCGGGGTCCTCCAGCCGGTGGTCGTCCGAACGATTCCCGCGACCGGGCGCTCAACTAAGCTCAAGGAGTTTATCGCTGAGAAGCCGGGCGCGCGCTACGAACTCATCATGGGCGAGAGGCGTTTGCGTGCGTCGGAGCTGGCGGGGGAGACGACCATCCCGGCCATCATCCGAGAGACCGAGGACGGGGATCTGCTCCGCGATGCCTTGCTGGAGAACCTGCATCGTTCGCAGCTCAATCCGCTCGAAGAGGCGAGCGCATATCAGCAGCTCATGGCCGATTTCGGAGCGACCCAGGACGAACTTGCGAAGAGGATCGCGCGGTCGCGTCCTCAGATAGCGAACACGCTGCGCCTGCTGAAGCTTCCTCCGTCGGTACAGAAGAAGGTGGCGGCGCAAGTGATCAGCGCTGGGCACGCTCGTGCCTTGCTGGCGCTCTCCACTCCCGAGGAGATGGAGCGGCTGGCGGATCGAATCGTTCAGGAAGGGTTGTCGGTGCGCACCACCGAGGAGATCGTCCGCCTCGGCAAGATCAAGGCTGCCGCTCCGCCGCGGAGCCGCCGACAGCAATCCCTCTCGCCCCTGGGTGAAAGCGTGGTGTCGGCGCTCTCCGACGCCTATGACACGCGTGTGTCGATCACCGAGGGCCGCAGGAAGGGCAAGATCGTCATCGAGTTTGCCGGGGCCGACGACCTGCAGCGAATCGCGGATCTAATTTTGCGCTGA